The nucleotide window GGTATTGTCCAAGTCTCGCAGCTTTACCAAAGTCTTGATCAATCTGGCATTGTCACGCTGGTGCAGCCCGATTGTAGGCTCGTCTAATACATACAGGACGCCTGTCAGATTCGAGCCAATCTGGGTTGCAAGCCTGATTCGCTGCGACTCGCCGCCAGACAGAGTCGAGCTTTGCCTGTTTAGTGTAAGATAGTTTAGGCCCACGTTTCTTAGGAATTCTAGTCGCTCTGTTATTTCCTTTAGGACATCTTTTGCAATGTATTTTTCGGTCTCGGTAAACTTGATGTTTTTGAAAAACTCGTAGCAATCATCAATGGAAAGATCACACACATCATAGATTCCCATCTCGCTTACCTTTACTGCCAAAGCTTCTGGCTTTAGCTTTTTTCCATTGCAAACATTGCACGGAATATCCCGCATGAACTGCTTTAGCCAGTCTCGCTTTGATTCAGAATCGGTTCCCATAAAGACACGCTGCAGATTATTCAAAACCCCCTCAAACGAGTTGGTGTAAGCCCAGTGCGAGTCTGTTGTTTGTGATTCGTAATGAAAGTTGATTCTCTGGTCTGTACCATGTAAGATGACTCGCAGATGCTCCGGCTTGAGCTTGTTCATTGGAGTCATCAGATCAAAGCCAAACTTTTTTCCAACTGCCCGCAGCTCCTGCTTTCTGAATGCGGAAAATCTTCCACTCCATGGAACTATGGCGCCATCTAGGATTGATTTTGTTTTATCTGGAATGACCAAATCTTCATCAAACTCCATCTTTACTCCCAAGCCGTGGCATGCCTTGCATGAGCCAAACGGCGAGTTGAACGAAAATGTTCTTGGCTCTATTTCGCCAATTGTTATGCCACAGTATGGGCAGGCATTATTTTGTGAGAATATCTTCTCGTCTTTATCGGATGATACCAAAACAGAGCCCTTTGCTGCCTTTAGTCCTGTTTGGATTGCCTCAAAGAGCCTGCTTTTTTCCGCCTTTGATGCCTTGAGCCTGTCTACGATGATCTCGATGTTGTGCCATTTTTGCCTATCCAGCGCAGGCATCTCATCTTCTAGTGTGATGATTTGACCATCGACTCGTGCGCGGGAATAGCCGTCCTTTTTCATCTGCTCAAATAATTTCTCATATGTTCCCTTTTTTCTCTGAACCAGTGGCGCTAAAATCAGGACTTGTTTATCATCAAAGTCTTTGAAGACTGACTCGCAAATGGACTCGACTGACTGGTTTGATATCTTTCTGCCGCATTTTATGCAGTGAGGGATTCCAATTCTTGCGTATAGTAATCTGAGATAGTCATAGATCTCAGTAGTAGTGCCAACAGTAGAGCGGGGATTCTTTGATGTCGTTTTTTGCTGAATAGAAATGGCGGGGGATAACCCTTCAATGGAATCAACGTCTGGCTTGTCCATCATCTCTAGGAACTGTCTTGCATATGCGGAAAGCGATTCTACATACCTTCTTTGGCCTTCGGCATAAATTGTATCAAATGCCAGTGTGGATTTTCCAGAGCCAGAAAGTCCAGATATTACTACGAGTTTGTTTTTTGGAATGTCCAGATTTAGGTTCTTGAGGTTGTGGTGACGCGCCCCTCTGATCTTTAGTTTATCGTGCATTTTTCTTTTCCAACTCTATTTGAATTCGCCTCAGTCTATCGCGACAGGCAATCGCGTTCTCAAAGTCCAATTCCTCTGCATATTTTTTCATCTGCATCTCTATTTCTATTATCTCACGGGACAGATCATGCGGTGTCTTGTTTTTGAGATCATCCAGTGTTGCTACCTGCTCTGGAATGGACTTGATAATGGTTCGTGGCGTGATGTTGTGGATGCTGTTGTATTCTAGTTGTTTTGCCCGTCTGCGATTTGTCTCCTCGATTGCCGATGTGATGGACTTTGTTATTGTATCTGCATACAAAATAACGGCACCATCGACATTTCTTGCGGCACGCCCAAATGTCTGAATCAGGCTGGTATAATTACGCAAAAAGCCCTCCTTGTCCGCATCCAGTATGGCAACAAGGGCAACCTCTGGAATGTCTAGTCCTTCTCGTAGTAGGTTTATGCCAACCAAAACATCAAAGTCGCCAAGCCTCAACTGGCGAATCAGCTCAGTTCTTTGGAGGCCTTCAATCTCTGCATGCAAATATCTGACTCGAATCTCTTTTTTGGATAGGTATTCTGCAAGGTCTTCTGCCATTCTTTTTGTTAGCGTGGTTACCAAAACTCGCTGGTTTTTCTCGGTTTTCTTTTTTATCTCACCAATAAGATCATCCATCTGGTTCTTTGTTGACCTGATCTCTACTTGTGGGTCCACCAGTCCTGTTGGGCGGACCAACTGCTCTGCTATTTGATATGATTTTTCTCGCTCATATACGGAGGGTGTGGCAGAAACAAAGATTGTATTTTTGATATATTTTTCAAATTCCTCAAACTTTAGTGGTCGATTATCAAATGCGCTTGGCAGCCTAAACCCATATTCGATTAGGGATTTTTTTCGGGTGTAGTCCCCTCCATACATTCCGTGTAATTGTGGAATGGTAACGTGTGATTCATCGATCACTAGCAAATAATCATCCCCAAAAAAGTCAATCAAGCAAAACGCCTGCTCGCCTGGCTTTCTTCCATCAAAGTGGCGTGAATAGTTCTCTATTCCAGAGCAATATCCAAGCTCTTCGATCATTTCCAGATCAAACTTGGTTCGCATCTCTAGTCTTTGTTGCTCCAGCTCTCTTAGTTCTGGCAGGCGGGCCTTTAGCTCATCGCGAATTGATTTTACTGCCTTGGACCGAACATCATTTGCAACCAAATAATGCTTTGCCGGAAATATTTTAATCGAGTTTACCTTGCGCTTTTCTTTTAGTGAGACCGTATCTAGGATGGCAATCTTTTCTATCTCATCTCCAAACAAAGAGATTCGTATTACATCCTGCGAGTATGCGGGAATCACATCGATGGTATCACCTTTCACCCGAAACGTGCCTGGAGATATGGTAACGTCATTACGCTCATATCGTGCGTTGACAAATCGCTTGATTATCTCGGATCTGCCGTACTGCATGCCTGTTTTTATGGTCGTTGCCATCTCTTCCCAGTCTTTTGGGTTTCCAAGGGAGTAGATGCAAGATACTGTTGCAACTATGATGGTTGGCTCCCCAGACAAGAGCATGGCAGTTGCCTCTAGTCTCATTTTCTCTATTTTCTCATTGATTTCAGTGTCCTTTTCGATGTAGGTATCAGTTTGCGCAATGTAGCTTTCCGGCTGGTAATAGTCATAGTATGATACAAAATATCCGACATTATTCTTTGGAAAGAACTGCTTTAGCTCAGAATACAGCTGGGCAGCCAAAGTCTTGTTGTGTGATATTACAAGTGTATTCTTGCCAGTCCTCGCAATTACATTTGCAACGGTAAATGTCTTGCCAGAGCCCGTCACTCCAAGCAGTGTCTGTATTTTGTTTTTCTGAACGCCGCTGACTAGTTTTTCAATTGCCTGTGGCTGATCCCCCGTTGGGATGTATTCAGATGATAATTGGTATGATGTCTGTACTTGCAATAGATGCGATCAAAATAATTCAAATTTAAAGGATGGGTGATTATATCATCACATGATTACCACTAGGTAAGTAGTCCACTGATAATTCATACGTCTGTCTTTTAAGCGAATTTTTAAAACCGAGTGGTGGTTGCAAGGCTCATTTAATGTGCACTTGATCGGATTGAGCTGTATTGTTTTTGTGGCAGCAGCGGCGTTTTTGATTTTTGATCTAGACTCCAAGTTTTATCCAGCACCAAAGCAGCATGTCTCAACTATTGGTTATGATGAGACCACAAAAACCATCATCCCAGAGCCTGCAGAAATTATTCCGCCACAAACCATACCTGTTGCTCCAAAAAAGGCAGAGCTGCCAGTACGAGTCCAAATAGAGCCGAAATCACGCCTAAATGAGCTTGAAAATAAGGAATTCTCACTGAATCTGAGCGGTGATGCGCATGTGTCTGGTATGGTAAAAAAGACAACCATAACACTAAAGCTGCAGCCAATCAAGGGCACAAACCTGCAAGAATTCAGGATTCTGGATTCAAGACTAGTTCTTGGCAGCTCAGGCGTATCAATTTCTGGCACTACACTCAAAATCGATGAAAAAAACATTACAATCGAGTTTGTCTCTGACACATTTGGTAAATTCATAATACGCGCAACACTTGATGAGCCCATCTTGTCTGACACAAACAACAAGCAAAGCGTCTTGGTAGAGGATCAGAACTTTTATCTCATAAACAAAGAGACGCCGTACCGACTAAATCTGATTGGTAATTTGTCCAGCTAGTCTTACCAGGTTGGGTCCCTGACCATCTTTACATCGTTTTCTATAATATCAAAGCCCATTGTCTGTATGGTTTGTCTTGCAGTGGGACTGTTTTTTTCCAGGATTTTTTTTGCTATTTGCATGCGTGTTGCCTTGTCCATGTGCTGACCTATCTTGTACTTTCCACGCATTGTCTTTGGTATGACTTTGATTATTGCAACCTCATCAACTACATGCATTTCTGGTGCCAGCCTTTCGTATTTTCCCTCCGGCTGGTATTTTTCCATTAATGCATTTAGGGCAAGTGTTTTTTCCTCTTTGTCATTTATGATGATGCCATCTCCCTTGATTACCACGCTGATGTAGAGCGTGTCTGCCTGCGATGCATCAGTTGGCGAGCTGAAGTACGATGGCAAAAATTCCAACTCTTTGTCTACCTCAAAGCCTACCTTTGGGTTTGCTTTGATATTGTCCAGTTTTTCGCCTCTGGTGTGGGAATGCATATAGATTACACCGTTTACAAAGGCAAAATTCATTGGTATGATTTGCGGAAATCCATCCTGGTCTAGTGAGGCAATTCTGCCCACGTGCTCTTCGTTTAGGAATTGAGCTATTTTTTCCTCTGATTTTATCTCCAGTCTGCCTAATAATTGCACAAATGAAAGATAAAATAATTCGTAATTAAATTACACTAAAACCATTTTGATGCTTGGGGTGTGGTCTAATCCCCAAGCACTGGGTACAGGTATGGTTTAGGGTCCATGTGCCCTAATGGTATGATTGTGGTTTTTTGAAATAAAACGATTACGTATGAATCATCAGTGACTTGGGCAAGAATTGTTTTTTGATATAAAGCAGCATTTCTTCAAGGTATGCTCTGAGTATTTTATCTTAATTATAATTCCCTGTTTGTTGCAATCAAGGCCCAATTGTTGCCGCCGTCTGAGCTACTATGGACTTCCTGAAATCCATCTGGGGAATAACCTGCAACATAAATTACATTATTCTGCGAATCTGCGGCTATGCTCATAATTGTTAAATCTGGCTTGTTGATTTCATCCCAAGTTTGGCCCATGTCGGCTGATCTTGCAAGACCTGTATCTGAGGTATATGTGTACAAAACGCCGTCCTCATCAAAGTATAGTGTGAAAACCGTCAGCCCATTGTAGCCCTCAAGCAATGTCCAACTTGTTCCACCATCTATTGACTTTGCTATTCCTTTTTGAGTACCGGCAAATCCTGCAAACACTACATTAGCATCATTAGGATTAATGGCAAGAGCAGTTATGTAATCTGGCACAGGCAATGTTTCCCATGTCTTGCCAGCATCAATAGTTTTGAACAAGCCTCTTCCAGCACTATCATAACCAATTATTACATTGGAATCAGATTTACTCACAGACATTGCATGAAAATCAACTGGTGGCTCTAGTATTGTTGCAACTTGTTGCCATGTCTTGCCACCATCCGTGCTTTTGATCAGCCCAGTATTTCCGCCAGTTGCAGGGTGTCCACTTGCGTATAGGGGTGTTCCTTGTGAGTATGGTGCATTAAATGCCATGTAATCAGCTCGTTGCTCATCCACCTTTACTGGTGGATTGCCACTTACGCTTTGGTAAAAGTCTCCATGAGTTGCAATGTACAAAATATTTCTGTCAACTGGATCTATTCCCAGACCATGAATGTGCCTCCAGAATATGGTTTTAGAATTTTGTGTTGAGACATCAGATTCTGGCATCAGATTGGTTGCAAAAGATGCTCCAATACCAATTGCTACTGCAATTATGCCAATAACCGCAATCTTAGTTTTACTAGATTTTATCACAATCCACTCCATGTGAAAATCTATTTGAGGATTTTACCAGATTATTTTGCAATTACACCAACATCCATGTGATTATTCATCATACTCATCATTGACTTGCCGTCAGGTATTACATGCGTGTGAATAGTGTAAACGCCCTTTTTGTCTGGGGTGAACTTGACTTGATATTTTCCTTGACCAATTTCCTCTGCTGATATCATTGATCCCATCATATCCATCGTACTCATTGATGATCCGTGTTCTATCATTATTGGGACTTGGGCATCAAGTAATGGTTTGTTTGTTGTTTTATCTTTGATTAGTAAAGTTATGGCTGCTTCTTGCCCCACTTTTACTATTTGGGATGATGCGGGTTTTATTGTCACATCCTTTGGGGCCTTGTTCATCATACTACACATTCCCATCATGGATTGTGCTTCTGAGTTTTGTGAAGCTGCAAAAGCGAAAAATACAGTGGATAAGACTACGGTCAATAACAAGACACCATGAATTTGTTTCAACACTGTTTGCTTGGATTATTGGATATATGAAATGGTAACTTTACAACTGTAAAGTATAGTTATTAAATAAATCAGAAAATATATCATTCCAGTGAATCGCAGACATATAGAGAAACCTGATCCAACGAAACACTGTCAAGTGGATGAGATCAAAATCTGCACCAGATGTGGATCAATTAACATCAAAATAGAAAAAGACACGATTTTTTGCAATGATTGTAACGCGATTTTGTGTTTTGAGCATAAAGAGTGATTCAAACAGATATCAGAATAGCTGGGATTGTGATGATCATGATAATGGAGGAATAAGCCAGTGCATCAGTTCTGGATATGGAATATCCAAGCCGTAGATGATCAGAGGAATTCCAGTCAATGCTAGCAATATTCCTGAGGCCAGTCTTGTCAGCTTTAATGGAATTCGCTTGATTATTCCAAGGTACAGCAAGCCAATTATCAATCCTATTGCAATGACTGCACCGGATACTGCACTTGCCATATCAATTAGGCTAAATGTTGCCAGTGCAACCGAGTTTTCTACTGCCTCCAATATTGCAATGTACAGATAACCAATCTTGTACTTGGTCGTGCTTTCCTCTTTTTCAATTTCAAAAAACTCTTTGAACATCGTATAGCTAAAGTACAGCAATCCCACGCCTAGTGCTATCTCAACTAGATTGGTTGGGAAAAACCCAACAATATTCAAAAATAGAAAATAAAGAAAGATGCCGACTGCAATACCAATCAGTGTGATTTTGAGGGTTTCACGATAGCCAATTCTTGCAAGCGTTCCGATTCCAACTAGGGCTTGTTCCCCACCCTCAACAAAGACATACTTGAGTGCGGTAAAAAACACAATAAATTCAAAGACCACACACTAGTGCTACGAGTTTCATATATAGGAAATACGTCGTTTCTTTTTCAACTAATTCAAGACGAATCACACTTGGAAACTTTTAGGTTGTGTTTTTTGATCTAACCAATAGATTACGAGTATGCCCACTCGTATATTGAAAAGGACAAACCTTCGTCTTTTTCGGACTCGACTAGCTTTTTTTCTAGTATTGTTTTGTGTATGAGTGAGTCATCCTTTATGATGTCTAGGCCCTTTTCTACTTCTTTCCCAGACGCCATGGTTGGAGACAAAACAGCAAGCAATACGTTGGACAGAGAATGCGTGTCTTTTTTTGCATGTGTCGAATCTTTTTGCACATAAAATGTAACGCTTACCGATAATGGTTTTGATTCGATTCTCTTTTTGACTGCCTCGATATTTTTTCCAAGCTTTGTCTCAATTGATTCTTTGATCTTTTTTTTGTCTTCCTTGACGTTTTTGCCGGCAATTGCAGGAATGAATCCCTTAACTTGGATGTTTTGCAGTAGGATGTCGCCTTTCATGATGTTGTGGTATGGTGGTTGTAATTTAAGCTAGGTCTGCAAAGAAAATCTGATCGAAAAGCTTGCACTTTTGGATTCACTCAAATTTGATTGGACGATGCCCAAAATGCGAGATGGTCTCATTTGCACCTTCTAGCAATTTATTCAGGCCCAACGCCTTGTCGCGATTCTCTGCAATGTTTTTCTTTAGTATGTTCAGATAGTGAATGTTTTGCTTGAGTAGTTTTGATCTTTTGGTCCTGGAGAGTTCGGATTCCTTTATGACTTTGAGGTTTGCTGAAATCTCACATAATTTTACCAGCACCGACTCCCATGGTGCCTGTTTTAACTGCTCAACGTATGTTTCCTCTTGTTTCTTTTTTGACAGGGTGTAATCACGCATAATCGAGGTTGTCATTACTGCCATCTCTCGCCCAAATCGCTCAAATATCTCATCAAAGCTTGCCCTGGTCTGTGATAGTATTGCAGCACAAAGAATCTGCTCATGTGATATTCCAATTGATTTGAGCCTAAAGACTACGCCCATACAGAATGGAATATCTGCATTTTTGCCGCGAGCATAGGCCTCGCATTCATCCAGCGTGGCCATCTAAGAAAACTATCGGGTATTGCCTTTGAGGTGTGGCATTACTTTGGATGCAAACTTGTCAATAGAGCCAAAATAGTTAGAGCCCCAGAATCTAATGACAAAGTGGTTCACACCTGCCTTGACAAATCGCTCAAAGACTGGAATTACATCGTCTGGTGTTCCTACTGCAACAGAAGAGCGTGCAATTGCATCTGGAATTGTAGTGGCACCCTCTCTCATCTTTACAATCCAGTCCTGATTTGACATGGAATACTCTGTGAAATATTTCTTGAAATCAAATCCTTCAATTGACTTTAGGTTGTGAACGCGCAATACTTCTGGCTTGAAGAGTGATACCTTGACTGCTTCCTTCATCTTTGCCCATGATTCTTCTGCGTCTTCTGAGAAATACACATCAATATCCAGTGCATACTGGAAGTTTTCCTGCTCTTCTTTTGTCCTGCCGTTTTCTTTCATGGATTTTGTAATGGTTGCAGCATGATCCTCAAATAATTCCGGTGTGTATCCGATTGGCAGCCAGCCATCACCATACTTTCCAGTCATTTGTAAGGTGCGTTGTCCGCCTGCTGCCATGTATGTTGGTGGATGTGGTTTTCTAATTGGCTTTGCTTGAAGGCATGCCTGATTTAGCTCATAGTATTTTCCTTTAAAGTTGACAGTATGATCTGGTGATGATTCGTATAATAGTTTGATTACCTGTAATTGCTCTTCCCACTTTGAAACTGGATTATCAAATGGAATGTTAAACTCTTTGAGATTTTGTGCCTCGCCTGCGCCAATGCCTAGTGTGCCTCTGCCTTTTGAGATTCTATCCAGTGTTATGGCAGCAAGTGCAATGTTTGATGGATGGCGTCGTATTGCATCAGTAACACATGTTCCAAGCTCAACATTTTGTGTAGTGGCAGCAATTGCAGATAGCATTACCCATGGGTCAAGCACCGTTGCCTTGGTCCATTGTGGGACATTGGAATGGTCCATGTACCAAATAGAATTGTATCCGACTCTGTCTGCCAAAAGACACGCTGTTAAAATCTGGTCTTCTGAGAATCCAGCCCTTGCGACGTTTAGGCCGTTTTGAATTCCGAACTTTAACATCTTTTTTTGTGATCAGACTTGTGGTATTTAAGTTTAGTAAGACTTGCGAAAATCGTGACCAACAACTAGAGCTTGCCATCGATAATGTCTTGGAGACACTGGATGACATCTTGTTTTGTTACTGGGTGTGGGTTTGGGTCTAGGTGACCTTTGTCAGTCATTACCACATCTGCTGCCTGGTCTAGTGGGGCTTTGAGTGACATTCTATCGAATTTTAGCTTTTCAATTACCTCTTTGAATTGCTCATAGAAAATGGACTTGTTGAATTTGTGCGCAACTGTTGTACACGATGATAACGAGTATCCATGTGCAACGCCCTCATTTGAGAAGACATACGATAAGGCATGGCCAAGTGTGGTGGAACAGTTGCCAAATCCGATTCCTGATAACATTGAACCATACGGATAGTTTTCCGGCTTGTCATTCATTATTGCATCATATAGCACCTCAAAGGCTTGCTTGCACATTGTTCTGGTGAACTCGTTGCCAAGCTTGGAATCATACCCCTCTGTTGCCTGCGCACATGCGTCACAGACAGAGTTTTTGACAATTTGCTCTGGTGTACCGTCCATGAAATAAGAATCAACTACTGCTCTGTCTGCTAGGAATCTGTCTTCACGCAATAGTTTCTTTTTGCCATCAAATTTCAAAACACAATATGTGGTCATCTCTGCTCCCGTTCCAAATGTTGTTGGGATGAGAATCTTTTCTAATTTCATTTCTGCTGCAGAATATTTTGCAACATCCAAGGAACTTCCGCCACCAAGTCCGATTATGCATGATGGATTCTTTGGCTTGAATTCTGCAATCACATTTTGTACAGTTTCAATTGATGGTTCCGGCTCTACCTTGTCATACAACATGTAGTCTTTGATGCCCATCCTGCCTAACCACTTTGCAGATATTGCTGGTGGTGCGGTTGTAATGACTAGGGAATTTTTTGGATATTCTGCTTGGGATAATGCATCTTTACCGAAATTGATAATCTTTGGAATCTTTACTGTATGCATATTTTGGGGTCTTTGTTTTGCCTAATTATACCTTACAGGATGAGATGACCTCACCTATCATTCTTGATGCCAGGTGTGATGTTAAATCATTTAGATCGTGAGCAGGACAGACCTCCATCATATCAAAGCCCACGATTCCTTTTTGTACAATTTTTTTTATGGCAAATGTTGCGTCCTGCGATTCCATCCCAATTGGAACTGGGACAGATACTCCAGGAGCATATGATGGGTCCAGGCAGTCCATATCAAATGAGATGTAGACATTGTCCTGTATGGTATCCACGATGGTCTTTGTGATGGATTTGATGCCTGATTCTATGATATCAAATGGCGTGATCACACCAAGTTTGTGCTTTTTGATGTTTTGCAATTCTTCCTGCTCGGGGCTGCGAATGCCGACTTGGATGCTGTGCCTTACATCGATATAATCCAGCGAATCGGTAATGACAGAACCATAATAGTTTCTAGTGTGAGAGACAAAATCAGGATGCGCATCAAAATAAACCAAGGATAGTTTGCCGTATTTTTTTGATAATGCCTTTAAAATTGGGGTTGTGTTGGAATGGTCTCCGCCAATGGATATTGGCAGTTTTTTAGAGCCAAGGATTTTTTCAAATGTGTTTGGAATCTGCCGTTTTTTGATGTTTCCAAAGTCATGGACTCGGGCTCTGCCGATTCCTAATGCGGGTTGTGCAAGACAGGTGAATCCTTTTTCTACATAAATGTCGTTTTTGATTGAGACTTCTCTGATGTGGTTTGGCGCCTTTGATGCGCCTGCAAATATTGCATGCGAGCCGGATTCGTCTGGTATGCCGAGTATGACCACATCTGAATCACTGTATGATGAGTTTGCCCAACAAATCTGAGTCTTTTTATCCAATTTGAGAGTGTACTGACTCTTTTGCAAACAGCAGATAACTCTTTCTACTGTTTTTGCCTTTGGTGTGATGGTAATCTAATAAGGAGCAAACAAAACCTAAACTCATTGAGCAGATCTGATGCAATGCAAATCCTAAATGCCGGAATAAAGTCTACAATGCCTGCAAATTTTGTTTCAAAATTTGTAAAAAAGAATTGCCTCATATGCGCAAACCGCACATACAAAATCTCTGACTATGATCACATTTGGCTAGTTGCAATGGGAAAGGCAGCAGATACAATGGCAAAATCCGTCCACAGTATAATCAACTCCGCTGGTGGGCTGGTAATAATTCCAAAAAACCATGTCACACAATTTCATAATAAAAAATTCCAAACCATAAAGGCGGGACACCCAACTCCTAACAAAAATTCTGTGCATGCGGCAAAGAAAATCATCTCATTTTTGCAAAATACCGGAAAATCTGACCTTGTGATATTTTTGGTGTCTGGTGGATCCTCTGCTCTGGTTTGTGCACCTTTTGGGATTGGCTTGAGCCAAAAAATAGCAATAACCAAAACATTACTAGCATCCGGAGCATCAATTTCGGAGATAAACGCAATTCGCAAGCACCTATCAGCAATAAAG belongs to Candidatus Nitrosotenuis cloacae and includes:
- the uvrA gene encoding excinuclease ABC subunit UvrA; protein product: MHDKLKIRGARHHNLKNLNLDIPKNKLVVISGLSGSGKSTLAFDTIYAEGQRRYVESLSAYARQFLEMMDKPDVDSIEGLSPAISIQQKTTSKNPRSTVGTTTEIYDYLRLLYARIGIPHCIKCGRKISNQSVESICESVFKDFDDKQVLILAPLVQRKKGTYEKLFEQMKKDGYSRARVDGQIITLEDEMPALDRQKWHNIEIIVDRLKASKAEKSRLFEAIQTGLKAAKGSVLVSSDKDEKIFSQNNACPYCGITIGEIEPRTFSFNSPFGSCKACHGLGVKMEFDEDLVIPDKTKSILDGAIVPWSGRFSAFRKQELRAVGKKFGFDLMTPMNKLKPEHLRVILHGTDQRINFHYESQTTDSHWAYTNSFEGVLNNLQRVFMGTDSESKRDWLKQFMRDIPCNVCNGKKLKPEALAVKVSEMGIYDVCDLSIDDCYEFFKNIKFTETEKYIAKDVLKEITERLEFLRNVGLNYLTLNRQSSTLSGGESQRIRLATQIGSNLTGVLYVLDEPTIGLHQRDNARLIKTLVKLRDLDNTVIVVEHDEEVIKNADWIVDLGPGAGIHGGQIVFEGTVPQIMNNHKSVTGDYLKDKNLIRLVDKKRNQFGTITIKGAAENNLKDITVEIPLGLLVTVTGVSGSGKSTLVNEILLKALSSYFYKSNDRPGKHKSIDGATLVDKVIAIDQSPIGRTPRSNPATYIGAFTPIRELFAGTESSKERGYTPGQFSFNVADGRCFACEGDGVKKIEMQFLSDVYVRCDECKGKRYNSETLSILYKGKNIADILDMTVEEALLFFENIPKIKRILQTIFDVGLGYIKLGQSSTTLSGGEAQRVKLASELAKRDTGKTLYILDEPTTGLHFADVQKLLDVLNRLVNLGNTIVVIEHNMDVIKNSDWIIDLGPEGGDKGGKVIATGTPKQIASSPKSYTGQYLKKILP
- the uvrB gene encoding excinuclease ABC subunit UvrB, with product MPTGDQPQAIEKLVSGVQKNKIQTLLGVTGSGKTFTVANVIARTGKNTLVISHNKTLAAQLYSELKQFFPKNNVGYFVSYYDYYQPESYIAQTDTYIEKDTEINEKIEKMRLEATAMLLSGEPTIIVATVSCIYSLGNPKDWEEMATTIKTGMQYGRSEIIKRFVNARYERNDVTISPGTFRVKGDTIDVIPAYSQDVIRISLFGDEIEKIAILDTVSLKEKRKVNSIKIFPAKHYLVANDVRSKAVKSIRDELKARLPELRELEQQRLEMRTKFDLEMIEELGYCSGIENYSRHFDGRKPGEQAFCLIDFFGDDYLLVIDESHVTIPQLHGMYGGDYTRKKSLIEYGFRLPSAFDNRPLKFEEFEKYIKNTIFVSATPSVYEREKSYQIAEQLVRPTGLVDPQVEIRSTKNQMDDLIGEIKKKTEKNQRVLVTTLTKRMAEDLAEYLSKKEIRVRYLHAEIEGLQRTELIRQLRLGDFDVLVGINLLREGLDIPEVALVAILDADKEGFLRNYTSLIQTFGRAARNVDGAVILYADTITKSITSAIEETNRRRAKQLEYNSIHNITPRTIIKSIPEQVATLDDLKNKTPHDLSREIIEIEMQMKKYAEELDFENAIACRDRLRRIQIELEKKNAR
- a CDS encoding pyridoxamine 5'-phosphate oxidase family protein; this encodes MQLLGRLEIKSEEKIAQFLNEEHVGRIASLDQDGFPQIIPMNFAFVNGVIYMHSHTRGEKLDNIKANPKVGFEVDKELEFLPSYFSSPTDASQADTLYISVVIKGDGIIINDKEEKTLALNALMEKYQPEGKYERLAPEMHVVDEVAIIKVIPKTMRGKYKIGQHMDKATRMQIAKKILEKNSPTARQTIQTMGFDIIENDVKMVRDPTW
- a CDS encoding F510_1955 family glycosylhydrolase, with protein sequence MIKSSKTKIAVIGIIAVAIGIGASFATNLMPESDVSTQNSKTIFWRHIHGLGIDPVDRNILYIATHGDFYQSVSGNPPVKVDEQRADYMAFNAPYSQGTPLYASGHPATGGNTGLIKSTDGGKTWQQVATILEPPVDFHAMSVSKSDSNVIIGYDSAGRGLFKTIDAGKTWETLPVPDYITALAINPNDANVVFAGFAGTQKGIAKSIDGGTSWTLLEGYNGLTVFTLYFDEDGVLYTYTSDTGLARSADMGQTWDEINKPDLTIMSIAADSQNNVIYVAGYSPDGFQEVHSSSDGGNNWALIATNREL
- a CDS encoding FixH family protein gives rise to the protein MKQIHGVLLLTVVLSTVFFAFAASQNSEAQSMMGMCSMMNKAPKDVTIKPASSQIVKVGQEAAITLLIKDKTTNKPLLDAQVPIMIEHGSSMSTMDMMGSMISAEEIGQGKYQVKFTPDKKGVYTIHTHVIPDGKSMMSMMNNHMDVGVIAK
- a CDS encoding LLM class flavin-dependent oxidoreductase, with protein sequence MLKFGIQNGLNVARAGFSEDQILTACLLADRVGYNSIWYMDHSNVPQWTKATVLDPWVMLSAIAATTQNVELGTCVTDAIRRHPSNIALAAITLDRISKGRGTLGIGAGEAQNLKEFNIPFDNPVSKWEEQLQVIKLLYESSPDHTVNFKGKYYELNQACLQAKPIRKPHPPTYMAAGGQRTLQMTGKYGDGWLPIGYTPELFEDHAATITKSMKENGRTKEEQENFQYALDIDVYFSEDAEESWAKMKEAVKVSLFKPEVLRVHNLKSIEGFDFKKYFTEYSMSNQDWIVKMREGATTIPDAIARSSVAVGTPDDVIPVFERFVKAGVNHFVIRFWGSNYFGSIDKFASKVMPHLKGNTR
- a CDS encoding iron-containing alcohol dehydrogenase, giving the protein MHTVKIPKIINFGKDALSQAEYPKNSLVITTAPPAISAKWLGRMGIKDYMLYDKVEPEPSIETVQNVIAEFKPKNPSCIIGLGGGSSLDVAKYSAAEMKLEKILIPTTFGTGAEMTTYCVLKFDGKKKLLREDRFLADRAVVDSYFMDGTPEQIVKNSVCDACAQATEGYDSKLGNEFTRTMCKQAFEVLYDAIMNDKPENYPYGSMLSGIGFGNCSTTLGHALSYVFSNEGVAHGYSLSSCTTVAHKFNKSIFYEQFKEVIEKLKFDRMSLKAPLDQAADVVMTDKGHLDPNPHPVTKQDVIQCLQDIIDGKL
- a CDS encoding arginase family protein, which gives rise to MQKSQYTLKLDKKTQICWANSSYSDSDVVILGIPDESGSHAIFAGASKAPNHIREVSIKNDIYVEKGFTCLAQPALGIGRARVHDFGNIKKRQIPNTFEKILGSKKLPISIGGDHSNTTPILKALSKKYGKLSLVYFDAHPDFVSHTRNYYGSVITDSLDYIDVRHSIQVGIRSPEQEELQNIKKHKLGVITPFDIIESGIKSITKTIVDTIQDNVYISFDMDCLDPSYAPGVSVPVPIGMESQDATFAIKKIVQKGIVGFDMMEVCPAHDLNDLTSHLASRMIGEVISSCKV